A genomic stretch from Mycobacterium cookii includes:
- a CDS encoding F0F1 ATP synthase subunit gamma, whose amino-acid sequence MAATLRELRGRIRSAGSIKKITKAQEMIATSRIGKAQARLQEARPYSDELTRVLTTLAEEAALDHPLLVERPEPKRAAVLVVSSDRGLCGAYNSSAFRRAEELFSLLRESGKKPVLYTVGRKALGYYSFRNWDITESWTGFSERPSYENAAEVAETLVSAFTSGSEGGDDAEEPGVDEVHVVYTEFKGMMSQSAEAHRIAPMVVEYVEDDNEPRTLYSFEPDATTLFDALLPRYLATRIYTALLQSAASELASRQRAMKSASDNADDLIKSLTLEANRERQAQITQEISEIVGGANALADAK is encoded by the coding sequence ATGGCTGCCACACTTCGCGAACTGCGGGGTCGAATCCGTTCCGCCGGGTCGATCAAAAAGATCACCAAGGCCCAGGAAATGATCGCGACGTCGCGCATCGGCAAGGCGCAGGCCCGGCTGCAGGAGGCCCGGCCGTACTCCGACGAGCTCACCCGTGTGCTCACCACGCTGGCCGAGGAGGCCGCGCTGGACCATCCATTGCTGGTCGAGCGTCCTGAGCCGAAACGGGCCGCCGTGCTGGTGGTTTCGTCTGACCGCGGCCTGTGCGGTGCGTACAACTCCAGCGCCTTCCGGCGGGCTGAGGAGCTTTTCTCGCTGCTACGCGAGAGCGGCAAGAAGCCTGTGCTGTACACCGTCGGGCGCAAAGCGCTGGGCTACTACAGCTTTCGCAACTGGGACATCACCGAGTCGTGGACCGGCTTCTCGGAGCGGCCCAGCTACGAGAACGCCGCGGAGGTGGCAGAGACGTTGGTGTCCGCCTTCACCAGCGGGTCCGAAGGCGGCGACGACGCCGAGGAGCCCGGAGTCGACGAGGTGCACGTCGTCTATACCGAGTTCAAGGGCATGATGTCGCAGTCAGCCGAGGCGCACCGCATCGCCCCGATGGTCGTGGAGTACGTCGAAGACGACAACGAGCCACGCACGTTGTACTCGTTCGAGCCGGACGCGACGACGCTGTTCGACGCGCTGCTGCCGCGTTACCTGGCCACCCGGATATACACGGCGCTGCTGCAGTCCGCTGCCTCAGAATTGGCATCACGCCAGCGGGCGATGAAATCGGCCAGCGACAATGCCGACGACCTCATCAAGTCGCTCACGTTGGAAGCCAACCGTGAGCGGCAAGCGCAGATCACTCAGGAAATCAGCGAAATCGTCGGTGGCGCCAATGCGCTCGCCGACGCCAAATAG
- the atpA gene encoding F0F1 ATP synthase subunit alpha encodes MAELTISAEDIQGAIEEYVSSFTSDTAREEVGTVVDAGDGIAHVEGLPSVMTQELLEFSGGVLGVALNLDEHSVGAVILGDFEKLEQGQQVKRTGEVLSVPVGDGFLGRVINPLGHPIDGQGDIEPDARRALEIQAPSVVQRQSVSEPLQTGIKAIDAMTPIGRGQRQLIIGDRKTGKTAVCVDTILNQRQNWESGDPKKQVRCVYVAIGQKGTTIASVRRALDEGGAMDYTTIVAAPASDAAGFKWLAPYTGSAIAQHWMYDGKHVLIVFDDLSKQAEAYRAISLLLRRPPGREAYPGDVFYLHSRLLERCAKLSDELGGGSLTGLPVIETKANDISAYIPTNVISITDGQCFLESDLFNQGVRPAINVGVSVSRVGGAAQIKAMKEVAGSLRLDLSQFRELESFAAFASDLDATSKAQLERGERLVELLKQPQYRPLPVQEQVVSIFLGTGGHLDSVPVEDVSRFEAEFLDHVRASHEGLLSDIRDSGKLSEENETKLTDAVKDFKKGFAATGGGSVVPDEHVEPLDEDQVAKESVQVHKPAPPEQKKK; translated from the coding sequence ATGGCAGAGTTGACGATCTCCGCTGAAGATATCCAAGGCGCGATCGAGGAATACGTAAGCTCCTTCACCTCCGACACCGCCCGTGAAGAGGTGGGCACGGTGGTCGACGCCGGAGACGGCATCGCACACGTCGAGGGCTTGCCATCGGTGATGACCCAGGAGCTGCTCGAATTCTCCGGTGGCGTCCTGGGTGTCGCACTGAACCTCGACGAGCACAGCGTCGGCGCGGTGATCCTGGGTGACTTCGAGAAGCTCGAACAGGGCCAGCAGGTCAAGCGAACCGGCGAGGTGCTCTCGGTGCCCGTCGGTGATGGCTTCCTCGGCCGGGTCATTAATCCGCTCGGGCACCCTATCGACGGCCAGGGCGACATCGAACCGGACGCGCGGCGCGCCTTGGAGATTCAGGCCCCGTCGGTGGTGCAGCGGCAAAGCGTGAGCGAGCCGCTGCAGACCGGTATCAAGGCCATCGACGCGATGACCCCGATCGGCCGCGGCCAGCGCCAGCTGATCATCGGCGACCGCAAGACCGGCAAGACCGCCGTATGCGTGGACACCATTCTCAACCAGCGCCAGAACTGGGAATCCGGTGATCCGAAGAAGCAGGTGCGTTGCGTCTACGTGGCGATTGGCCAGAAGGGCACCACGATCGCTTCGGTCCGTCGAGCACTGGACGAAGGTGGCGCGATGGACTACACCACCATCGTCGCGGCGCCCGCGTCCGACGCCGCCGGGTTCAAATGGCTTGCGCCGTACACCGGTTCGGCGATCGCTCAGCACTGGATGTATGACGGCAAGCACGTGCTGATCGTCTTCGACGACTTGAGCAAGCAGGCCGAGGCCTACCGTGCGATCTCGCTGCTGCTACGTCGCCCGCCGGGTCGCGAGGCGTACCCCGGTGACGTCTTCTATCTGCACTCACGGCTGCTGGAGCGCTGCGCGAAGCTGTCCGATGAGCTCGGCGGCGGCTCACTGACCGGTCTGCCGGTCATCGAGACCAAGGCAAACGACATCTCGGCGTACATCCCCACCAACGTCATCTCGATCACCGACGGGCAGTGCTTCCTGGAGTCCGACTTGTTCAACCAGGGTGTGCGGCCGGCGATCAACGTCGGTGTGTCCGTGTCGCGTGTGGGTGGCGCCGCGCAGATCAAGGCGATGAAAGAGGTGGCCGGAAGCCTCCGGTTGGACCTGTCGCAGTTCCGCGAGCTGGAGTCGTTCGCGGCGTTCGCCTCAGACCTGGACGCGACATCGAAAGCACAGCTGGAGCGCGGCGAGCGACTGGTGGAGTTGCTCAAGCAGCCGCAGTACCGGCCGTTGCCCGTTCAGGAGCAGGTGGTCTCGATCTTCCTCGGGACCGGCGGTCACCTGGACTCGGTGCCCGTCGAAGACGTCAGCCGATTCGAGGCCGAGTTCCTCGACCACGTACGCGCCTCGCACGAGGGGCTGCTGTCCGACATTCGGGACTCCGGGAAGCTCAGCGAGGAAAACGAGACGAAGCTGACCGACGCGGTCAAGGACTTCAAGAAGGGCTTCGCGGCCACCGGCGGTGGCTCGGTGGTGCCCGACGAGCACGTGGAACCGCTCGACGAAGACCAGGTTGCGAAAGAGTCGGTGCAGGTGCACAAGCCCGCGCCGCCGGAGCAGAAGAAGAAGTAA
- a CDS encoding F0F1 ATP synthase subunit B/delta, whose product MSTFLGQLAGFAVIVWLIWRYVVPPVRKLMSDRQDAVRKDLADSAAAADRLAEASRAHSKAKEDAHAEAKRITEEAQVDAKRIAEQLAEQADSDVERIKAQGVKQVELARAQLIRQLRQDVGAESVRRAGELVRGYVADPAQQAATVDRFLDDLDAMAPSEAEVEYPIAAKMRSASRAALADLLKHFGEAAESLDDNGLSTLADDLTAAAAMLIRETVVTRYLTLPAEDASPRVRLIERLLSDKVGQPALDLLKNAVAQRWSAQSDLVDAVELVSQSAVLVRADRAGHLDDVEEQLFRFSRILDAQPRLAILLGDYEVAADARTELLRNVLGGAGTSIDSVTADLLSKTVELLRGQSAEDAVLGLAKVAVARRGEVVAQVSAAAELSDAQRTRLTEVLSRIYGHPVAAQLHIDPELLGGLAITVGDETIDGTLSSRLAAAQSQLPD is encoded by the coding sequence ATGTCAACATTCCTCGGACAGCTGGCCGGCTTCGCGGTCATCGTGTGGCTGATCTGGCGTTACGTGGTGCCACCAGTCCGCAAGTTGATGTCGGACCGCCAGGATGCGGTGCGCAAGGATCTTGCTGACTCGGCGGCTGCCGCCGACCGGCTGGCGGAAGCCAGCCGTGCCCACAGCAAGGCGAAAGAAGATGCCCACGCTGAGGCAAAGCGGATCACCGAAGAGGCGCAGGTCGACGCCAAACGCATCGCTGAGCAGTTGGCCGAACAGGCCGACAGCGATGTCGAGCGGATCAAAGCGCAAGGCGTCAAGCAGGTCGAGCTGGCCCGCGCACAGCTGATCCGCCAGCTGCGCCAAGACGTCGGTGCCGAATCCGTGCGGCGGGCGGGCGAATTGGTGCGTGGCTACGTTGCCGATCCGGCGCAGCAGGCCGCCACCGTGGACAGGTTCCTCGATGACCTCGATGCGATGGCACCTTCGGAGGCAGAGGTCGAGTATCCGATCGCGGCCAAGATGCGCTCGGCCAGCAGGGCCGCGTTGGCTGACCTGTTGAAGCACTTCGGTGAGGCAGCCGAAAGCCTCGACGACAACGGACTGTCGACGCTTGCCGACGATCTGACGGCGGCCGCAGCGATGTTGATTCGCGAAACCGTCGTCACCCGCTATCTGACGTTGCCGGCCGAAGACGCGTCGCCCAGAGTTCGTTTGATCGAACGCCTGTTGTCGGACAAGGTCGGTCAGCCCGCGCTGGACTTGCTGAAGAATGCCGTCGCCCAGCGCTGGTCGGCCCAATCCGATCTCGTCGATGCCGTTGAACTGGTGTCGCAGTCGGCAGTGTTGGTCCGGGCCGACCGGGCCGGGCACCTCGACGACGTCGAAGAACAACTGTTCCGGTTTTCCCGAATTCTCGACGCCCAGCCTCGTCTCGCCATCTTGCTCGGCGACTACGAGGTAGCCGCCGACGCACGAACTGAGCTGTTACGCAACGTGCTTGGCGGTGCAGGAACAAGCATCGACTCGGTCACGGCTGATCTGCTCTCCAAGACGGTCGAGTTGTTGCGCGGGCAGTCGGCCGAAGACGCAGTGCTGGGACTGGCAAAAGTCGCGGTGGCTCGCCGGGGAGAAGTCGTCGCGCAAGTGAGCGCGGCGGCCGAACTCAGCGACGCCCAGCGCACTCGGCTGACCGAAGTGCTGAGCCGGATCTACGGCCATCCGGTTGCGGCGCAATTGCACATCGACCCCGAGCTGCTCGGCGGGCTGGCGATAACCGTCGGCGACGAGACCATCGACGGAACACTGTCGTCTCGTCTCGCCGCGGCCCAAAGCCAGCTACCGGACTGA
- a CDS encoding F0F1 ATP synthase subunit B: protein MGDMSAMVLAEGGSNFLVPNGTFFVELIIFLIVLGVIGTFVVPPISKVLKERDNMVTKTAADNKQSAEQFAAAQEDYEKAMADARVKASAARDEARASGRKVVEEKRGGAEEQVSATLQDANEQLKREGDAVAGELRAKVDTISATLASRILGVDISTSVTATGSGR from the coding sequence ATGGGTGACATGAGCGCGATGGTCCTGGCTGAGGGAGGCAGCAACTTCCTCGTCCCTAACGGCACGTTCTTCGTCGAGCTGATCATCTTCTTGATCGTGCTCGGCGTGATCGGCACCTTTGTGGTTCCGCCGATCTCGAAGGTGCTGAAAGAGCGCGACAACATGGTCACCAAAACGGCTGCTGACAACAAGCAATCGGCCGAACAGTTCGCTGCCGCACAGGAAGACTACGAGAAGGCGATGGCCGACGCTCGGGTCAAGGCCTCGGCGGCTCGCGACGAGGCGCGCGCTTCGGGCCGCAAGGTCGTCGAGGAGAAGCGCGGCGGTGCTGAGGAGCAGGTGTCGGCGACACTGCAGGACGCCAACGAGCAACTGAAGCGGGAAGGCGACGCCGTCGCGGGAGAGCTTCGCGCGAAGGTGGACACGATCTCCGCCACGTTGGCGAGCCGCATCCTCGGTGTCGACATCTCGACCTCGGTCACGGCCACGGGGTCGGGGCGGTAG
- a CDS encoding F0F1 ATP synthase subunit C — MNPTIAAGALIGGGLILAGGAIGAGIGDGVAGNALISGIARQPEAQGRLFTPFFITVGLVEAAYFINLAFMALFVFATPVK, encoded by the coding sequence ATGAACCCCACAATCGCTGCCGGCGCCCTCATCGGCGGCGGGCTGATCTTGGCAGGTGGCGCGATCGGCGCCGGTATCGGTGACGGTGTCGCCGGTAACGCGCTGATCTCCGGCATCGCCCGGCAGCCCGAGGCGCAGGGCCGACTGTTCACACCGTTCTTCATCACGGTGGGTCTGGTCGAGGCCGCCTACTTCATCAACCTGGCCTTCATGGCGCTGTTCGTCTTCGCCACTCCGGTCAAGTAA
- the atpB gene encoding F0F1 ATP synthase subunit A, producing MTEAFLAEGAIEVGHHETANWFGLTVNVDTVTSSAIAAVIVIGLAFFLRAKVTSTGVPGGVQLFFEAITIQMRNQIESAIGMRIAPFVLPLAVTLFIYILISNWLSVLPLQYSDHGKTTELLSSAAADINYVLALALFVFVCYHAAGIWRRGIIGHPVAVLKGHVAVLAPINVVEELAKPISLSLRLFGNIFAGGILVALIALFPPYILWLPNAVWKTFDLFVGAIQAFIFALLTILYFSQAMELEGEHE from the coding sequence ATGACTGAGGCGTTTCTGGCTGAGGGCGCGATCGAGGTCGGCCATCACGAAACCGCCAACTGGTTCGGCTTGACCGTCAATGTCGACACAGTTACCTCGTCGGCGATCGCGGCCGTCATCGTCATCGGACTCGCATTCTTCCTGCGCGCGAAGGTCACCTCGACCGGCGTTCCGGGTGGTGTACAGCTGTTCTTCGAGGCGATCACCATTCAGATGCGCAACCAGATCGAAAGTGCCATCGGCATGCGGATCGCGCCCTTCGTATTGCCGCTCGCCGTAACGCTTTTCATCTACATCTTGATCTCCAACTGGTTGTCGGTGCTGCCGCTGCAGTACTCCGATCACGGGAAAACGACCGAGTTGCTGTCGTCGGCCGCGGCGGACATCAACTACGTGCTCGCCCTGGCCCTGTTCGTGTTCGTCTGTTATCACGCGGCGGGCATCTGGCGCCGCGGCATCATCGGACACCCAGTCGCGGTGCTCAAGGGGCACGTCGCGGTGCTCGCGCCGATCAACGTGGTGGAGGAACTCGCCAAGCCGATCTCGCTGTCGCTCCGACTCTTCGGCAATATCTTCGCCGGCGGGATCCTGGTCGCGCTGATCGCGCTGTTCCCGCCGTACATCCTGTGGCTGCCCAACGCAGTCTGGAAGACCTTCGACTTGTTCGTCGGCGCGATTCAGGCGTTCATCTTCGCGCTGCTGACGATCTTGTACTTCAGTCAAGCGATGGAGCTGGAAGGGGAACACGAGTAA
- a CDS encoding ATP synthase subunit I has protein sequence MTTPAQDAPLVFPSVAFRPVRLFVTSLVLTAVAIAVAGSLGHPKVGAFFGVGLLLGLLNALGVQRSVAAITADAHPLKKKMALNSATRLMVITVVGLTIAFVFRPAGLGVVFGLALFQVLLVLTTALPVMKKLRTGTADAIEGTGSSDD, from the coding sequence GTGACAACACCAGCGCAGGACGCGCCGTTGGTGTTCCCCTCCGTTGCTTTCCGGCCCGTTCGGCTCTTCGTCACTTCGCTCGTGCTGACCGCCGTCGCGATCGCAGTCGCCGGTTCGCTCGGCCATCCGAAAGTCGGCGCGTTCTTCGGCGTGGGCCTGCTGTTGGGTTTGCTCAACGCGCTGGGAGTGCAACGTTCGGTGGCCGCGATCACCGCGGATGCGCATCCGCTGAAAAAGAAAATGGCCTTGAACTCGGCAACCCGGCTGATGGTCATCACCGTCGTCGGACTGACCATCGCATTCGTCTTCCGGCCGGCCGGGCTCGGTGTGGTGTTCGGGTTGGCGCTCTTTCAGGTGTTGCTGGTGCTGACGACCGCACTGCCGGTGATGAAGAAGCTGCGTACCGGGACGGCCGACGCGATTGAAGGGACAGGAAGCAGCGATGACTGA
- a CDS encoding glycosyltransferase family 4 protein gives MVSGADTLAGGLLALSDRGAGVPLRELALVGLTAAIITYFATGPVRLLATRFGAVAYPRERDVHVTPTPRMGGLAMYIGVIAAVFLASQLPALTRGFVYSSGMPAVVVAGALIMGIGLIDDRWGLDALTKFAGQITAASVLVTMGVAWSVLYIPLGGVGTIVLDQASSILLTLALTVSIVNAMNFVDGLDGLAAGLGLITALAICMFSVGLLRDHGGDVLFYPPAVISVVLAGACLGFLPHNFHPAKIFMGDSGSMLIGLMLAAASTTAAGPISQSAYGARDVFALLSPFLLVVAVMFVPMLDLLLAIVRRTRAGRSAFSPDKMHLHHRLLQIGHSHRRVVLIIYLWVGIVAFGTASTIFFNPRDTAAVMLGAIAIAAVATLIPLLRRRDDVYDEE, from the coding sequence ATGGTTAGCGGTGCCGACACCCTCGCGGGCGGTCTGCTCGCGTTATCCGATCGTGGCGCCGGTGTCCCGCTGCGCGAGCTCGCCCTCGTCGGGCTGACTGCTGCGATCATCACCTACTTCGCGACCGGCCCGGTTCGCCTGCTGGCCACCCGATTCGGTGCGGTGGCCTATCCCCGCGAACGCGACGTGCACGTGACGCCCACGCCCCGGATGGGCGGGCTGGCCATGTACATCGGAGTCATCGCCGCCGTCTTTCTGGCATCGCAGCTACCCGCGCTCACCCGCGGTTTCGTCTACTCCTCGGGTATGCCCGCGGTGGTGGTGGCCGGCGCGCTGATCATGGGCATCGGTCTGATCGACGACCGCTGGGGCCTGGACGCGCTGACCAAGTTCGCCGGTCAGATCACCGCGGCCAGTGTGCTGGTCACGATGGGAGTCGCCTGGAGCGTGCTCTACATTCCGCTGGGCGGCGTCGGGACCATCGTGTTGGATCAGGCGTCGTCGATTCTGCTCACGCTGGCGCTGACCGTGTCGATCGTGAACGCGATGAACTTCGTCGACGGCCTCGACGGGCTGGCTGCGGGGCTGGGACTCATCACGGCGTTGGCGATCTGCATGTTTTCCGTCGGCCTGTTGCGCGACCACGGCGGCGACGTGCTGTTCTATCCGCCTGCTGTCATATCGGTGGTGTTGGCCGGCGCGTGCCTGGGCTTTCTGCCGCACAACTTCCACCCGGCGAAGATCTTCATGGGCGATTCCGGTTCGATGCTGATCGGACTGATGCTGGCGGCGGCGTCGACGACGGCGGCGGGACCGATTTCGCAGTCCGCGTACGGGGCTCGCGATGTGTTTGCTCTGCTGTCGCCGTTCCTGTTGGTTGTCGCGGTCATGTTCGTGCCGATGCTCGATCTCCTGCTGGCGATCGTGCGACGAACCCGGGCGGGCCGCAGTGCGTTCAGCCCCGACAAGATGCATCTGCACCACCGACTGCTCCAGATCGGTCATTCGCATCGGCGGGTCGTGCTGATCATCTATTTGTGGGTCGGCATCGTCGCCTTCGGCACTGCGAGCACGATCTTCTTCAACCCGCGTGATACCGCCGCAGTGATGTTGGGCGCAATCGCGATCGCGGCTGTCGCGACTTTGATTCCGCTGTTACGACGCCGCGACGACGTCTACGACGAGGAGTAG
- a CDS encoding L-threonylcarbamoyladenylate synthase translates to MSELFDCSDPDQRSRGIMKAAAAVKNGGLVVLPTDTVYGVGADAFDSAAVAALLSAKGRGRDMPVPVLVGSWHTIDGLAMSVSTAMRDLVRAFWPGALSLVVRQAPSVQWDLGDARGTVMLRMPLHPVAIELLREVGPMAVSSANVSGQPPAVDAANAREQLGDLVDVYLDAGPSAQQAASTILDLTGGQPRILRSGPVSAERIAEVLGVDDGSLTG, encoded by the coding sequence ATGAGTGAACTGTTCGACTGCTCCGATCCCGACCAGCGCTCCCGCGGAATCATGAAGGCTGCTGCAGCCGTGAAAAACGGTGGGCTGGTTGTTCTTCCGACAGACACGGTGTACGGCGTAGGCGCGGACGCGTTCGACAGCGCGGCCGTGGCAGCGCTGCTCTCGGCCAAGGGTCGCGGGCGGGACATGCCGGTGCCGGTGCTGGTCGGCTCCTGGCACACCATCGACGGCCTGGCCATGTCGGTGTCCACCGCGATGCGCGACCTGGTGCGCGCATTCTGGCCCGGTGCGCTGAGCCTCGTGGTCCGCCAGGCGCCGTCAGTGCAGTGGGATCTCGGCGATGCCCGCGGCACGGTCATGCTTCGTATGCCGCTGCACCCGGTCGCGATCGAACTGCTGCGCGAGGTCGGACCGATGGCAGTGTCCAGCGCGAACGTCTCCGGCCAGCCGCCAGCCGTCGACGCCGCCAACGCCCGCGAGCAGTTGGGTGACCTCGTCGACGTCTACCTCGATGCCGGTCCGTCAGCGCAGCAGGCCGCCTCGACCATCCTCGATCTGACCGGCGGCCAGCCGCGGATCCTTCGATCCGGACCGGTCAGCGCAGAGCGGATCGCCGAGGTGCTCGGCGTGGACGACGGGAGTTTGACCGGCTGA
- the prmC gene encoding peptide chain release factor N(5)-glutamine methyltransferase, protein MTIQFELRSAIDSATTQLADAGIDSARHDAEELAAHVAGTERGRLLLVDSADEAFFDSYHDVIAARSRRIPLQHLTGTAVFGPLTLSVGPGVFIPRPETEAMLEWATAQPLPAAPVIVDICTGSGALALALARHWPDARVLGIDDSVAALDYARANSAGTAVELLRADVTGADVLPELDELVDLVVANPPYVPDGTALEPEVLQHDPAHAVFGGPDGMAVIDAIVPLAARWLRPGGWFAVEHDDTTSTLTCEGLCETGLFDAIESRTDLTGRPRFATARRRGGE, encoded by the coding sequence ATGACGATCCAGTTCGAGTTGAGGTCCGCGATCGACTCGGCCACAACGCAACTCGCTGATGCCGGCATCGACTCCGCGCGCCACGACGCCGAGGAACTCGCCGCGCACGTCGCAGGTACCGAGCGTGGGCGGTTGCTACTGGTCGACTCGGCGGACGAGGCGTTCTTCGATAGCTACCACGATGTGATCGCGGCGCGGTCGCGCCGAATTCCGTTGCAGCACCTGACCGGTACCGCCGTATTCGGCCCGCTGACGCTGTCCGTCGGTCCCGGCGTGTTCATCCCGCGCCCCGAAACCGAGGCGATGCTGGAATGGGCGACGGCGCAACCCCTTCCCGCTGCGCCGGTGATCGTCGACATCTGCACCGGGTCGGGTGCCTTGGCCCTGGCTCTGGCGCGACACTGGCCCGACGCGCGGGTGTTAGGTATCGACGATTCCGTTGCGGCACTGGACTATGCGCGGGCGAATTCGGCCGGCACCGCCGTGGAGTTGCTGCGGGCAGACGTCACCGGTGCCGACGTCTTGCCCGAACTCGACGAACTGGTCGACCTGGTGGTCGCGAACCCGCCCTACGTGCCCGACGGAACGGCGCTCGAACCCGAAGTGCTCCAGCATGATCCGGCTCACGCGGTGTTCGGGGGACCGGACGGCATGGCGGTGATCGACGCGATCGTTCCGCTCGCGGCGCGCTGGCTGCGGCCCGGAGGCTGGTTCGCCGTCGAGCACGACGACACCACATCAACGCTGACATGCGAAGGTCTTTGTGAAACAGGACTTTTCGACGCTATCGAGTCCCGGACCGACCTGACCGGACGGCCGAGATTCGCAACGGCCCGCAGGAGGGGTGGCGAATGA